The Deinococcus koreensis genome window below encodes:
- a CDS encoding nuclear transport factor 2 family protein: MTITEDFMAALQTAEQSGDVGPLLALHADSVNLMNLTEKTWEGQEGAREFWQTYLGNFEQIRSEFTAHREADGLGVMEWIATGRLKGGRDLKYRGVSLITLEGDKVKVFRTYYDSAAFVAPVAEEA; the protein is encoded by the coding sequence ATGACGATCACGGAAGACTTCATGGCTGCCCTCCAGACCGCCGAGCAGAGCGGCGACGTGGGCCCCCTACTGGCCCTGCACGCCGACAGCGTGAACCTGATGAACCTCACCGAGAAGACCTGGGAGGGTCAGGAGGGCGCCCGGGAGTTCTGGCAGACCTACCTGGGCAACTTCGAGCAGATCCGCAGCGAGTTCACCGCCCACCGCGAGGCCGACGGCCTGGGCGTGATGGAGTGGATCGCCACGGGCCGCCTGAAGGGAGGCCGCGACCTGAAGTACCGGGGCGTGAGCCTGATCACCCTGGAGGGCGACAAGGTGAAGGTCTTCCGCACCTACTACGACTCCGCCGCCTTCGTGGCCC